The following proteins are co-located in the Stigmatella aurantiaca genome:
- a CDS encoding ATP-binding cassette domain-containing protein translates to MSSLEGGRVPLLEVEGLARSFGKVAALEDVSMNVHAGEVMCVLGDNGAGKSTLIKTLSGVHLPDRGIMRIAGEEVRLKSPREARDRGIATVYQDLAMVPMLSIVRNFFLGAEPMKGVWPFRWFDLGAADAVVRTELEKMGIRVRNTSEAVGTLSGGERQSIAIARAVYFGARVLILDEPTSALGVKQAGIVLRYVAQARARGCGVILVTHNPHHAWLIGDRFTILNRGRSQGTFSKDQITREELIQRMAGGRELEELTHELGEFKRETTARVAVSS, encoded by the coding sequence ATGAGTAGCCTGGAGGGAGGGCGCGTGCCGCTGCTCGAGGTGGAGGGCCTGGCCCGCTCCTTCGGCAAGGTGGCCGCGCTGGAGGACGTGTCCATGAACGTGCACGCGGGCGAAGTCATGTGCGTGCTCGGGGACAACGGCGCCGGCAAGTCGACGCTCATCAAGACGCTGTCGGGCGTGCACCTGCCGGACCGGGGAATCATGCGGATAGCCGGCGAGGAAGTCCGGCTGAAGTCCCCGCGCGAGGCGAGAGACCGGGGCATCGCGACCGTGTACCAGGATCTCGCCATGGTCCCGATGCTCTCCATCGTGCGCAACTTCTTCCTGGGCGCCGAGCCGATGAAGGGGGTGTGGCCCTTCCGGTGGTTCGACCTGGGCGCCGCGGACGCGGTGGTCCGCACCGAGCTGGAGAAGATGGGCATCCGCGTCCGGAACACCTCGGAGGCGGTGGGGACGCTGTCGGGCGGAGAGCGGCAGTCCATCGCCATCGCCCGGGCCGTGTACTTCGGCGCCCGGGTGCTCATCCTCGACGAGCCGACCTCGGCGCTGGGCGTGAAGCAGGCGGGCATCGTGCTGCGCTACGTGGCCCAGGCGCGGGCGCGGGGCTGTGGCGTCATCCTCGTCACCCACAACCCGCACCATGCGTGGCTCATCGGAGACCGCTTCACGATCCTCAACCGGGGCCGGAGCCAGGGCACCTTCTCCAAGGATCAGATCACCCGCGAGGAGCTGATCCAGCGCATGGCCGGCGGGCGTGAGCTGGAGGAGCTGACGCACGAGCTGGGCGAGTTCAAGCGGGAGACCACGGCCCGCGTGGCCGTGAGCAGCTGA
- a CDS encoding ABC transporter permease: protein MRRILNRPELGAACGVVAVWLFFASYAGGSGFLSQAGAATYLEIASELGLLAVAVSMLMIAGEFDLSVGSMIAACGMTISLLCDRLGWSLWAAIAVAAVLALAVGLLNGLVVTRTKLPSFIVTLGTLFILSGATIGVTRLVTGRTQVGGLRQALHYASAETLFASRIGVFSVSILWWIGITVLASWVLLRTRFGNWIFGAGGAPDAARNLGVPVARVKIAMFMTTALCACLIATFQAVKFTGSDVLRGTGKELEAILAAVLGGTLLTGGHGSVLGAALGALIFGMVQQGIVFAGVDSDWYKVFLGVMLVGAVLVNTYVRGRMVEARR from the coding sequence ATGCGCAGAATCCTGAATCGCCCAGAGCTGGGGGCCGCCTGCGGAGTGGTGGCGGTCTGGTTGTTCTTCGCCAGTTATGCGGGGGGCTCGGGATTCCTGTCCCAGGCCGGGGCCGCCACCTATCTGGAGATCGCCTCCGAGCTGGGCCTGCTGGCCGTCGCCGTCTCCATGTTGATGATCGCCGGCGAGTTCGACCTGTCCGTGGGCTCGATGATCGCCGCCTGCGGGATGACCATCTCGCTCCTGTGCGACCGGCTGGGCTGGTCGCTCTGGGCGGCCATCGCGGTGGCGGCCGTGCTCGCGCTGGCCGTGGGGCTGCTCAACGGGCTGGTGGTGACACGCACGAAGCTGCCCTCGTTCATCGTCACCCTGGGCACGCTGTTCATCCTCAGCGGGGCCACCATCGGCGTGACACGCCTGGTGACGGGGCGCACCCAGGTGGGCGGGCTGCGCCAGGCGCTGCACTACGCCTCGGCCGAGACGCTCTTCGCCAGCCGCATTGGCGTCTTCTCCGTGTCCATCCTCTGGTGGATCGGCATCACGGTGCTGGCCAGCTGGGTGCTGTTGCGCACGCGCTTCGGCAACTGGATCTTCGGGGCGGGCGGGGCGCCGGACGCGGCGCGCAACCTGGGCGTGCCGGTGGCCCGGGTGAAGATCGCCATGTTCATGACGACCGCCTTGTGCGCGTGCCTCATCGCCACGTTCCAGGCGGTGAAGTTCACCGGCTCGGACGTGCTGCGCGGCACGGGCAAGGAGCTGGAGGCCATCCTGGCCGCGGTGCTCGGGGGCACGCTGCTCACGGGCGGCCACGGCTCGGTGCTCGGCGCCGCGCTGGGGGCGCTCATCTTCGGCATGGTGCAGCAGGGCATCGTGTTCGCCGGGGTGGACTCCGACTGGTACAAGGTCTTCCTCGGGGTGATGTTGGTGGGCGCGGTGCTCGTCAACACCTACGTCCGGGGCCGGATGGTGGAGGCGCGGCGATGA
- a CDS encoding AbfB domain-containing protein: protein MMTPTPSRWFKRFLTLAAVAALPGCIIEDSDDPYEPAPYVGCPALEGSGIHGSVSLHNEMGGFFSMESYTYMDYYVRTAEGRGMISLIRTGWDMDDATFRMVPGLADDRCVSFESSLYPGSFLRQENAEVWLDEGSSHPRFLEDATFCPRQGLADLHALSFESCALPGMYLHHTDDFLYVGEGSGWAFEEDATFLLTDPWSP, encoded by the coding sequence ATGATGACCCCCACGCCCTCTCGCTGGTTCAAGCGCTTCCTGACCCTCGCCGCCGTCGCGGCCCTCCCCGGCTGTATCATCGAAGACTCGGATGATCCGTACGAGCCAGCGCCCTACGTGGGGTGCCCCGCCCTGGAAGGCTCCGGCATCCACGGCAGCGTCTCCCTGCACAACGAAATGGGGGGCTTCTTCTCCATGGAGTCGTACACCTACATGGACTACTACGTCCGCACCGCCGAGGGCCGGGGGATGATCTCCCTCATCCGGACGGGCTGGGACATGGACGACGCCACGTTCCGGATGGTGCCGGGGCTGGCGGATGACCGCTGTGTCTCGTTCGAGTCGAGCCTCTACCCGGGCTCCTTCCTGCGGCAGGAGAACGCCGAGGTGTGGCTGGACGAAGGCAGCTCGCACCCACGCTTCCTGGAAGACGCCACCTTCTGCCCCCGGCAGGGACTGGCGGACCTGCACGCGCTCAGCTTCGAGTCCTGCGCCCTGCCGGGCATGTACCTCCACCACACCGATGACTTCCTGTACGTCGGCGAGGGAAGCGGCTGGGCCTTCGAGGAGGACGCCACCTTCCTCCTGACGGATCCCTGGTCGCCCTGA
- the nth gene encoding endonuclease III — protein MSAASLIPPLLQQLRQAHPEARYELNWNTPFELLVATILAAQCTDERVNRVTATLFQKYPGPQALAQADTAALEEDLRPTGFYKQKAKAVQTMSRELLARFGGEVPQSLDALVTLPGVARKTANVVLNTAFQIPSGVIVDTHVARVSQRLGLTKKKKPEDIEQELMRLVPQDQWTFFGPAMVLHGRYTCMARKPRCEACPLAAFCPKLGLTGEA, from the coding sequence ATGTCCGCAGCCTCCCTCATTCCTCCCCTCCTCCAGCAGCTCCGGCAGGCCCATCCCGAGGCGCGCTACGAGCTGAACTGGAACACCCCGTTCGAGCTGCTCGTGGCCACGATCCTGGCCGCGCAGTGCACGGACGAGCGCGTGAACCGGGTGACCGCCACCCTCTTCCAGAAGTACCCGGGGCCCCAGGCCCTCGCCCAGGCGGACACGGCGGCGCTCGAAGAGGACCTCCGGCCCACGGGCTTCTACAAGCAGAAGGCGAAGGCGGTGCAGACCATGAGCCGGGAGCTGCTCGCCCGGTTCGGGGGCGAAGTGCCCCAGAGCCTCGATGCGCTCGTGACGTTGCCGGGCGTGGCCCGCAAGACGGCGAACGTCGTGCTCAACACCGCGTTCCAGATTCCCTCGGGCGTCATCGTCGACACCCACGTGGCCCGCGTCAGCCAGCGGCTGGGGCTCACGAAGAAGAAGAAGCCCGAGGACATCGAACAGGAGCTGATGCGCCTGGTGCCCCAGGACCAGTGGACCTTCTTCGGGCCCGCCATGGTGCTCCATGGCCGCTACACCTGCATGGCCCGCAAGCCCCGGTGCGAGGCCTGCCCCCTGGCGGCGTTCTGTCCGAAGCTGGGGCTCACCGGGGAGGCGTGA
- a CDS encoding sugar ABC transporter substrate-binding protein encodes MHPQKFRAVLGCLAAVLAVACSKSEPSAQAPQSAQAPSAAASGAAPRKNLTIAVVTHGQASDTFWSVVKNGVNNAAQDSGVTVTYNAPQTFDMVAMSRLIDAEVAKKPDGLVVSIPDAEALSRSIRAAVDAGIPVISINSGADVYKGLGVLLHVGQTEYEAGVGGGEKMAATGVKNVLCVNHEVGNASLDLRCKGFLDAVAKAGGTGRVLSVNAADPTDSQQKVSAALTGGVDGILTLGPLSSNAALAALRQGGSLGKVKLGTFDLTPDVLSGIQGGELEFAIDQQQYLQGYLPIVLLSQYKQFGVLPAGGVLPTGPGFVTRETASRVIELSKQGIR; translated from the coding sequence ATGCATCCCCAGAAGTTCCGGGCAGTCCTTGGTTGTCTGGCCGCCGTATTGGCCGTGGCTTGCAGCAAGAGCGAGCCGTCCGCGCAGGCCCCTCAGTCCGCCCAGGCCCCCTCGGCCGCGGCGTCCGGCGCGGCCCCGCGCAAGAACCTCACCATCGCCGTCGTCACCCACGGCCAGGCCTCCGACACCTTCTGGAGCGTGGTGAAGAATGGCGTGAACAACGCCGCCCAGGACAGCGGGGTGACGGTCACCTACAACGCGCCGCAGACCTTCGACATGGTGGCCATGAGCCGCCTCATCGACGCCGAGGTGGCCAAGAAGCCCGATGGGCTGGTGGTCTCCATCCCGGACGCCGAGGCGCTCTCCCGGTCCATCAGGGCCGCCGTGGACGCGGGCATTCCCGTCATTTCCATCAACTCGGGCGCCGACGTGTACAAGGGGCTGGGCGTGCTGCTCCACGTGGGGCAGACCGAGTATGAGGCCGGTGTGGGCGGCGGGGAGAAGATGGCCGCCACGGGCGTGAAGAACGTGCTCTGCGTGAACCACGAGGTGGGCAATGCCTCGCTGGACCTGCGCTGCAAGGGCTTCCTGGACGCGGTGGCGAAGGCGGGCGGCACCGGGCGGGTGCTCTCCGTGAACGCGGCGGACCCGACCGACTCACAGCAGAAGGTCTCCGCCGCGCTGACGGGCGGGGTGGACGGCATCCTCACGCTTGGCCCCTTGAGCTCGAACGCGGCGCTGGCCGCGCTGAGGCAGGGCGGCAGCCTGGGCAAGGTGAAGCTGGGCACCTTCGATTTGACCCCGGACGTGCTTTCCGGCATCCAGGGGGGCGAATTGGAGTTCGCCATCGATCAACAGCAATACCTGCAGGGGTACCTGCCGATCGTGCTCCTGTCTCAGTACAAGCAGTTCGGCGTGTTGCCGGCGGGCGGTGTCCTCCCGACCGGTCCAGGGTTCGTGACCCGCGAGACGGCATCCCGGGTCATCGAGCTCAGCAAGCAGGGCATCCGGTAG
- a CDS encoding U32 family peptidase: MPLRRPEILAPAGDLESLRAALASGADAVYFGLDDGFNARARADNFSLARLPETLSLIHRAGARAYLTLNTLVFEPELPLVEQLLRGAAQAGVDALIVQDPAVALLARALCPQLELHASTQMTLSSAEGVRFAQRLGFTRAVVPRELSTAEIRRLAGQTQIELEVFIHGALCMSWSGQCLTSEAWGGRSANRGQCAQSCRLPYDLVVDGQPRDLGEVKYLLSPKDLAGVRAVPELMDIGVHSLKIEGRLKGPAYVTSTVEGYRRWVESILAGAPDEAQLAKDLSGMSLAYSRGFSHGFLAGSDHQTLVEGRFPKHRGLYLGRVQSVSGKEVRVAPDERPWTGGLGLEADRPEAPVGQVSSPLKGELTPETPEPRPGMGVVFDAGAPEDKHEPGGPIFRVERQGPGWVLGFGHPGPDLSRVAPGQHVWLNSDPALTRRVEGMLAAGEPEGRIPLELTVSGGEGAPLQVRARAWGHEASASSQMALAPARGAGLDEALLRDKLGSFGGTPFRLARLERAGLASGLHVPVSELKALRRQLVTELAGAVEKGPLRTVVETPVLEPLRASLAGVVKEGASEAAAQLIPMCREDAQLEAVIAAGLPEVELDWMEMVGLQRAVERARAAGLRVTIATVRVQKPGEEGYDQRIGRLRPDAVLVRHWGAMMHFLERPEGQPRPVLHGDFSLNVTNSLTAAYLLGLGLDTLTFSHDLDSAQLDALLAHAPAHRFTVALHHHIATFHTEHCVYSHTLSHGRDFRTCGRPCEKHQLSLRDRLGLDHPVIVDVGCRNTVFNAQAQSAASLVPRLLERGVRRFRVEFVRESREEATRVLGAYQELLAGRLSPAEAVRRAAVHEQFGVTRGTMKVLSPPAPSPR; encoded by the coding sequence ATGCCTTTGCGACGTCCTGAAATCCTCGCCCCCGCGGGGGATCTCGAGTCCCTCCGGGCCGCCCTCGCCAGCGGCGCGGATGCCGTCTATTTCGGGCTCGATGATGGGTTCAATGCGCGTGCTCGCGCCGATAATTTTTCCTTGGCGCGCCTGCCCGAGACGCTCTCCCTCATTCACCGGGCCGGTGCGCGGGCCTATCTTACCCTGAACACCCTGGTGTTCGAACCCGAGCTGCCCCTCGTCGAGCAGCTCCTCCGGGGAGCTGCCCAGGCCGGGGTGGACGCACTCATCGTGCAGGACCCGGCGGTGGCGCTGCTGGCCCGGGCCCTGTGCCCGCAGTTGGAGCTGCATGCTTCCACGCAGATGACCCTGTCGAGCGCGGAGGGGGTGCGGTTCGCCCAGCGCCTGGGGTTCACCCGCGCCGTCGTCCCGCGCGAGCTGTCCACCGCGGAGATCCGCCGCCTGGCGGGCCAGACGCAGATCGAGCTGGAGGTCTTCATCCACGGCGCGCTCTGCATGTCCTGGAGCGGCCAGTGCCTGACGAGCGAGGCGTGGGGGGGCCGCTCGGCGAACCGGGGGCAGTGCGCCCAGTCGTGCCGCCTGCCGTATGACTTGGTCGTCGACGGGCAGCCGAGGGACCTGGGCGAGGTGAAGTATCTGCTCAGCCCCAAGGACCTGGCGGGCGTGCGCGCCGTGCCGGAGCTGATGGACATCGGCGTCCACAGCTTGAAGATCGAAGGGCGCCTCAAGGGCCCGGCGTATGTCACCTCCACGGTGGAGGGGTACCGGCGCTGGGTGGAGAGCATCCTCGCGGGCGCGCCCGACGAGGCCCAGCTCGCGAAGGACTTGTCCGGCATGTCGCTGGCGTACAGCCGGGGCTTCTCCCATGGCTTCCTCGCGGGCTCGGACCACCAGACGCTCGTGGAGGGCCGCTTCCCGAAGCACCGGGGGCTGTACCTGGGCCGCGTCCAGTCCGTGTCCGGCAAGGAAGTGCGCGTCGCTCCGGACGAGCGCCCGTGGACGGGCGGCCTGGGCCTGGAGGCGGACCGCCCCGAGGCTCCCGTGGGCCAGGTCTCCTCGCCGCTGAAGGGGGAGCTCACGCCGGAGACGCCGGAGCCGCGCCCGGGCATGGGCGTCGTCTTCGACGCGGGGGCGCCCGAGGACAAGCATGAGCCCGGAGGCCCCATTTTCCGCGTCGAGCGGCAGGGCCCGGGCTGGGTGCTGGGCTTTGGCCACCCGGGTCCGGACCTGAGCCGGGTCGCGCCCGGACAGCACGTGTGGCTCAACAGCGATCCGGCGCTGACCCGCCGGGTCGAGGGGATGCTCGCCGCGGGCGAGCCCGAGGGCCGGATTCCCCTGGAGCTGACGGTCTCCGGCGGGGAGGGCGCGCCGCTCCAGGTGCGGGCCCGCGCCTGGGGGCATGAGGCCTCGGCCTCCAGCCAGATGGCGCTCGCGCCCGCGCGAGGCGCGGGGCTGGACGAGGCGCTGCTGCGCGACAAGCTGGGCTCCTTCGGGGGCACCCCCTTCCGGCTGGCGCGCCTGGAGCGGGCGGGGCTGGCGAGCGGGCTGCACGTGCCCGTCTCCGAGCTCAAGGCCCTGCGCCGCCAGCTCGTGACGGAGCTGGCGGGCGCGGTGGAGAAGGGCCCCCTGCGCACCGTGGTGGAGACCCCGGTGCTGGAGCCGCTGCGCGCCTCGCTGGCGGGCGTGGTGAAGGAGGGGGCTTCGGAGGCGGCGGCCCAGCTCATCCCCATGTGCCGCGAGGACGCGCAGCTCGAGGCCGTCATCGCCGCCGGGCTGCCCGAGGTGGAGCTCGACTGGATGGAGATGGTGGGCTTGCAGCGCGCCGTCGAGCGGGCGCGGGCCGCGGGCCTGCGGGTGACGATCGCCACGGTGCGCGTGCAGAAGCCCGGCGAGGAGGGCTACGACCAGCGCATCGGCCGGTTGCGCCCGGATGCGGTGCTGGTGCGCCACTGGGGCGCGATGATGCACTTCCTGGAGCGGCCCGAGGGGCAGCCCCGGCCGGTGCTGCACGGGGACTTCTCGCTCAACGTCACCAACTCCCTGACGGCCGCGTACCTGCTGGGGCTGGGGTTGGACACGCTCACCTTCTCGCATGATCTCGACTCGGCGCAGCTCGACGCGCTGCTGGCGCATGCGCCCGCGCACCGCTTCACGGTGGCCCTGCACCACCACATCGCCACCTTCCACACCGAGCACTGCGTGTACTCGCACACGCTCTCGCACGGGCGGGACTTCCGGACGTGCGGCCGGCCGTGTGAGAAGCACCAGCTGTCCTTGAGGGACCGGCTGGGGCTGGACCACCCGGTCATCGTGGACGTGGGGTGCCGCAACACGGTGTTCAACGCCCAGGCCCAGAGCGCCGCCTCGCTGGTGCCCCGGCTGCTGGAGCGGGGGGTTCGCCGCTTCCGGGTGGAGTTCGTCCGGGAGTCCCGCGAGGAGGCAACCCGCGTGCTGGGCGCCTACCAGGAGCTGCTCGCGGGCCGCCTGTCTCCCGCCGAGGCCGTCCGCCGCGCGGCCGTCCACGAGCAGTTTGGCGTCACGCGCGGAACCATGAAGGTCCTGTCTCCCCCGGCTCCCTCCCCCCGCTGA
- a CDS encoding PfkB family carbohydrate kinase codes for MTSLPELLVVGHVTRDLFPGEDRLGGAASFSTRAAAMLGIQTALVTAAPPDFTLLAPLKGLPNVSMHVVPSPTVTTFEVDYSGPRRKLYLREVARPIRIEDIPPEWRGIPVAYVAPVAGECDRALVDGLGAKLICAGFQGWLRRSGADQRVEPALTPEALEPPRGLNAIVFSEEDHPESEFMAGQLAGKNLLVALTRGRKGSTLRKGEQHWDISAAPADEVDPTGAGDVFGIGLTLALARGASPQEAARAASAIAARVVEGPGLGKLTAEAAAHLPPRKA; via the coding sequence ATGACTTCCCTCCCCGAGTTGCTCGTCGTTGGCCATGTCACCCGGGACCTCTTTCCGGGAGAGGACCGTCTCGGCGGGGCCGCCTCCTTCTCCACCCGGGCCGCGGCCATGCTCGGCATCCAGACGGCGCTCGTCACCGCGGCGCCTCCGGACTTCACCCTGCTCGCGCCCCTGAAGGGGCTGCCGAACGTGTCCATGCACGTGGTGCCGAGCCCGACGGTGACGACGTTCGAGGTGGACTACAGCGGCCCGCGCCGCAAGCTCTACCTGCGCGAGGTGGCCCGGCCCATCCGCATCGAGGACATCCCCCCCGAGTGGCGCGGAATCCCCGTGGCCTATGTCGCCCCCGTGGCGGGCGAGTGTGACCGCGCCCTCGTGGACGGACTGGGCGCGAAGCTCATCTGCGCGGGCTTCCAGGGCTGGCTGCGGCGCTCGGGCGCCGATCAGCGCGTGGAGCCCGCCCTCACCCCCGAGGCCCTGGAGCCCCCGCGCGGGCTCAACGCCATCGTCTTCTCCGAGGAGGATCATCCCGAGAGCGAGTTCATGGCCGGGCAGCTCGCCGGGAAGAACCTCCTCGTCGCCCTCACCCGTGGGCGAAAAGGCTCCACCCTGCGCAAAGGCGAGCAGCACTGGGACATCTCCGCCGCCCCCGCCGACGAGGTGGACCCCACCGGCGCGGGGGATGTGTTCGGCATCGGCCTGACCCTGGCGCTCGCGCGGGGGGCCTCGCCCCAGGAAGCGGCCCGGGCCGCCTCCGCGATCGCCGCGCGCGTCGTCGAGGGCCCCGGCCTGGGCAAGCTCACGGCCGAGGCGGCCGCGCACCTGCCCCCCCGGAAGGCCTGA
- a CDS encoding prephenate dehydrogenase, protein MSPASPAAEPGEGTFPTRVAVVGYGRFGRALGTLLVDSGMEFRAVDPAADIPERHRAGSLPEAVQWAEVVVVAVPVPGLRPVLEALRPHLRASQLVLDVGSVKVKPVEALAAVLGAGVPWVGTHPLFGPLSLAMAERPLRVVLCPNPLHPEATARARRFYERLGCDIVEQTPENHDRVMAHTHALTFFVAKGMIDAGTGLDVPFAPASFKSLARTIEVVRSDAGHLFAAIQRENPYASEARAQLLAALGEVHRELEALPDGTGVLEAERLRIPSKGEAS, encoded by the coding sequence GTGTCCCCTGCCTCTCCCGCCGCTGAGCCTGGTGAAGGAACCTTCCCGACGCGCGTGGCCGTGGTGGGGTATGGCCGCTTCGGCCGCGCGCTCGGCACCCTGCTGGTGGACTCCGGCATGGAGTTCCGGGCCGTGGACCCGGCCGCCGACATCCCCGAGCGCCACCGGGCCGGCTCGCTGCCGGAGGCGGTTCAATGGGCGGAGGTGGTGGTGGTGGCGGTGCCCGTGCCCGGCCTCCGCCCGGTCCTCGAGGCGCTGCGCCCGCACCTGCGCGCCTCCCAGCTCGTGCTCGATGTGGGCAGCGTGAAGGTGAAGCCGGTGGAGGCGCTGGCCGCGGTGCTCGGTGCCGGGGTGCCCTGGGTGGGGACCCATCCGCTGTTTGGCCCGCTGAGCCTGGCCATGGCCGAGCGGCCCTTGCGCGTGGTGCTCTGTCCGAACCCGCTCCATCCCGAGGCCACCGCGCGCGCGCGCCGGTTCTACGAGCGGCTGGGGTGCGACATCGTCGAGCAGACGCCCGAGAACCACGACCGGGTGATGGCGCACACGCATGCGCTCACGTTCTTCGTGGCCAAGGGGATGATCGACGCGGGCACGGGCCTGGACGTGCCGTTCGCCCCGGCGAGCTTCAAGTCCCTGGCGCGAACCATTGAAGTCGTCCGCTCGGATGCCGGGCACCTCTTCGCCGCGATTCAGCGCGAGAACCCCTACGCCTCGGAGGCCCGGGCGCAGCTGCTGGCGGCGCTGGGAGAAGTTCACCGCGAGCTGGAGGCCTTGCCCGACGGCACCGGTGTCCTGGAGGCCGAGCGCCTCCGCATTCCCTCGAAAGGAGAAGCCTCATGA
- a CDS encoding metallophosphoesterase family protein has product MKLYALSDLHLRYEHNRQALESIAPHPEDWLIAAGDIGETPEHMDFAWRTLTARFRKVIWVPGNHELWTVSREPGALRGEALYQQRVAECRAHGVLTPEDPYPRWPGEGPHRVLVPMFLLYDYSFRPDHVAEQDAIQWAMHSDVLCTDEALLHPDPYPSRAAWCAARVEQTIARLEALPADCSTLLINHFPLRYEHVRLPRIPRFSLWCGTKKTEDWHRRFRAEVVVSGHLHMPATLWRDGVRFEEVSLGYPKQWTWRGDISHLLREILPGPLP; this is encoded by the coding sequence ATGAAACTCTACGCCCTCAGCGACCTTCACCTGCGCTACGAGCACAACCGGCAGGCGCTCGAGTCCATTGCCCCGCACCCGGAGGATTGGCTCATCGCCGCCGGGGACATCGGGGAGACGCCGGAGCACATGGACTTCGCGTGGCGCACGCTGACGGCGCGCTTCCGGAAGGTCATCTGGGTGCCCGGCAACCACGAGCTGTGGACGGTGTCCCGCGAGCCTGGCGCGCTCCGGGGCGAGGCGCTCTACCAGCAGCGCGTGGCCGAGTGCCGCGCCCACGGGGTGCTCACCCCGGAGGACCCCTATCCGCGCTGGCCCGGGGAGGGGCCGCACCGGGTGCTGGTGCCGATGTTCCTGCTCTACGACTACTCGTTCCGGCCGGACCACGTCGCCGAACAGGACGCCATTCAGTGGGCCATGCACTCCGACGTGCTCTGCACCGACGAGGCCCTGCTGCACCCGGATCCGTACCCCTCGCGCGCCGCCTGGTGCGCCGCGCGCGTGGAGCAGACGATCGCCCGGCTGGAGGCACTGCCCGCCGATTGCTCCACGCTGCTCATCAACCACTTTCCGCTGCGCTACGAGCACGTCCGCCTGCCGCGTATCCCCCGGTTCTCCCTCTGGTGCGGCACGAAGAAGACGGAGGACTGGCACCGGCGCTTCCGGGCCGAGGTCGTCGTCTCCGGGCACCTCCACATGCCCGCCACGCTCTGGCGGGATGGGGTCCGCTTCGAGGAAGTCTCCCTGGGCTACCCCAAGCAGTGGACCTGGCGGGGAGACATCTCGCACCTGCTCCGGGAGATCCTGCCCGGTCCCTTGCCCTGA
- a CDS encoding NAD(P)-dependent oxidoreductase, which yields MKVGFIGLGNMGQGMAQNLLKAGHTLAVYNRTRAKAEPFQAKGARIASSPRDAAQGAEAVLTILSDDPAVEEVVFGGEGLVAGLERGAIHISSSTISVALSERLAAEHAQAGQGYVSAPVFGRPDAAAAQQLWVLAAGAPADVERVRPLLEALGRGLTVLAEKASSANVVKLSGNFLIASMTEALAEAFALARKSGVEAKTFLEVFQAVFARSPIFERYAALIAEGKYEPPGFALRLGLKDVGLVLEAAGDAQVPMPLASLVKDHLLTGVARGFGELDWSALGALAAERAGLEKL from the coding sequence ATGAAGGTGGGATTCATTGGACTGGGGAACATGGGCCAGGGCATGGCCCAGAACCTGTTGAAGGCGGGGCACACGCTCGCGGTCTACAACCGCACGCGCGCGAAGGCCGAGCCGTTCCAGGCGAAGGGCGCCCGGATCGCGAGCAGCCCCCGGGACGCGGCCCAGGGGGCCGAGGCCGTCCTCACCATCCTCTCGGATGATCCGGCCGTGGAAGAGGTGGTCTTCGGAGGCGAGGGCCTCGTGGCCGGGCTGGAGCGGGGGGCGATTCACATCTCGTCCAGCACCATCTCGGTGGCGCTCTCGGAGCGCCTCGCCGCGGAGCATGCCCAGGCGGGCCAGGGCTACGTGTCCGCGCCCGTGTTCGGCAGGCCCGATGCGGCGGCGGCCCAGCAGCTCTGGGTGCTCGCCGCGGGGGCCCCGGCGGACGTGGAGCGGGTGCGGCCCCTGCTGGAGGCGCTGGGGCGCGGCCTCACCGTGCTCGCGGAGAAGGCCTCCTCGGCGAACGTGGTGAAGCTGTCCGGCAACTTCCTCATCGCGTCCATGACGGAGGCGCTCGCGGAGGCCTTCGCGCTGGCGCGCAAGTCCGGCGTCGAGGCGAAGACGTTCCTGGAGGTCTTCCAGGCGGTCTTCGCCCGCTCCCCCATCTTCGAGCGCTACGCGGCCCTCATTGCCGAGGGGAAGTACGAGCCGCCGGGCTTCGCGCTCCGGTTGGGGCTCAAGGACGTGGGGCTGGTGCTGGAGGCCGCCGGGGACGCCCAGGTGCCCATGCCGCTGGCGAGCCTCGTCAAGGACCACCTGCTGACCGGGGTGGCCCGGGGATTTGGCGAGCTGGACTGGTCCGCCCTGGGGGCGCTGGCGGCCGAGCGGGCAGGCCTGGAGAAGCTCTGA